One Bacillota bacterium genomic region harbors:
- a CDS encoding DUF421 domain-containing protein, protein MNDYLIVLFRIFTLFPAMYLMTVLMGKRSIGELPIFDFLVAITIGSVVGADIADPSIRHGPTFAAVIAIALFQISFTWLKVKLPIVRDWSTLTPTVVVANGTFLMHNIARIRYTVNDLLSMLRQKDIFQLSEIQYAIVEPSGQLSVLKKTEATPPSARDMGLKVPAKGLPTLLIVDGERVPGALEQIGRSERWLNSLLQKQGHGKIEDVYLAALESDGTLYTTAKRQVSTGESIYY, encoded by the coding sequence ATGAACGATTACTTGATAGTTCTATTCAGGATTTTTACACTGTTTCCGGCTATGTATCTGATGACAGTATTGATGGGTAAACGCAGTATCGGCGAGTTACCGATTTTTGACTTCCTGGTTGCAATAACGATTGGCTCAGTCGTTGGCGCAGATATTGCTGATCCGTCAATTCGGCATGGACCGACATTTGCAGCAGTGATAGCCATTGCACTATTTCAAATAAGCTTTACCTGGTTGAAGGTTAAGCTACCTATCGTTCGGGACTGGAGCACCCTCACCCCTACCGTTGTAGTAGCCAACGGCACATTCCTGATGCACAATATCGCCCGGATCCGTTACACGGTCAATGACCTACTTAGCATGTTAAGACAGAAGGACATTTTTCAGCTCTCGGAAATTCAATACGCCATTGTTGAACCCAGCGGACAGCTAAGTGTACTAAAAAAAACAGAAGCAACACCGCCCAGCGCCAGGGACATGGGACTTAAGGTGCCAGCTAAAGGACTACCAACATTACTGATCGTCGATGGAGAGAGGGTGCCAGGCGCCCTGGAGCAAATTGGACGCAGTGAGCGCTGGTTGAACAGTCTACTACAGAAACAGGGCCATGGAAAGATTGAAGACGTCTATCTTGCGGCGCTGGAATCTGACGGCACACTCTACACAACTGCGAAAAGGCAGGTATCGACTGGCGAGAGCATATATTATTAA
- a CDS encoding DUF421 domain-containing protein, translated as MNEYLVIIGRVFITWPLLYVVTVLMGKRNMGQLPVLDFIIVITIGSIAGADLADPAVPHGPTLATIVAIALIQFGFTWLKIRSRRVRQWANITPTVIFENGRFLTHNLAKIRYSVNDILPLLRKQGVFNLSELEYAIIEPDGNISVLKKAESSPLTPAAMGLKVSNTGLPWLLVADGRPVPNIFKHGPRDRKWLETQIRKSGLPSMEDVYIAQLEGDGSVYMSPKRSNHPGRSLHY; from the coding sequence ATGAACGAATACCTGGTAATCATCGGCCGGGTATTTATCACCTGGCCACTCCTGTATGTAGTAACGGTGCTAATGGGAAAACGAAACATGGGACAGCTGCCGGTATTAGACTTCATCATCGTCATTACAATCGGCTCGATTGCCGGCGCTGATCTTGCCGACCCGGCAGTGCCCCACGGCCCAACGTTGGCGACAATAGTCGCGATTGCCTTGATTCAGTTTGGCTTTACCTGGCTGAAGATCCGCTCTCGGCGCGTGCGACAGTGGGCGAATATTACGCCAACTGTCATTTTTGAAAACGGACGGTTTTTAACCCATAACCTGGCTAAAATCCGCTATTCAGTTAATGACATCCTGCCTTTGCTACGTAAACAGGGGGTGTTCAATCTTTCTGAGCTGGAGTATGCGATTATTGAGCCAGACGGAAATATAAGTGTACTGAAAAAGGCAGAATCCAGTCCCCTCACACCGGCGGCTATGGGACTGAAAGTTTCCAACACCGGCCTGCCCTGGTTGCTGGTGGCCGATGGTCGGCCGGTGCCAAACATCTTTAAACATGGCCCCAGGGATCGAAAATGGCTGGAAACCCAGATCCGTAAATCGGGACTCCCATCCATGGAGGACGTGTATATAGCCCAGCTGGAAGGTGACGGGAGTGTGTACATGTCACCCAAGCGCTCTAATCATCCTGGACGCAGCTTGCATTATTAA